The following proteins come from a genomic window of Henningerozyma blattae CBS 6284 chromosome 4, complete genome:
- the TBLA0D04970 gene encoding proline--tRNA ligase (similar to Saccharomyces cerevisiae YHR020W; ancestral locus Anc_1.352) encodes MTTTTESFAKLCSSAVTDDATPIKSLVFKPKTPKSATPIPIVVIALQSTTTPSSLIAQLTGTKDPRLAKDDLIKTFFAAPSAGEFNLGHLLNNSTSEYHLLIDQHLVDLKDSTILKLNGNLFIEKSKAIEYLNELKVAKLQSNIDFTTEVKPQNTSKQQPKDKKEKKALAPSNATLEDAKLIGITVDKALDFPGWYQQVLTKGEMLDYYDVSGCYILRPTSYAIWENIQTYFDSKIKKMGVRNAYFPMFVSSRVLEKEKDHIEGFAPEVAWVTKAGSSDLEEPVAIRPTSETVIYPYYAKWVQSHRDLPLRLNQWCSVVRWEFKHPQPFLRTREFLWQEGHTAFLSEEEAKEEVLEILHHYANIYKELLAVPVVQGKKTEKEKFAGASFTTTVEGYIPQTGRGIQGGTSHHLGQNFSKMFNLSVENPLGSEHPKVFAYQNSWGLSTRSIGVMVMVHSDNKGLVIPPRVAENQAVIIPVGITKKTSIEQRELIHESAKEIEAQLRKNDIRVFGDYNDNYTPGWKFSQYELKGIPLRIELGPKDFEKQQVVVVRRNDSKKIIVPISELTETLPKIMDDMHEVMYQKAKDAFDTHRVTIHDWKDFVPTLNKKNVIVAPWCGVMECEEDIKDSSARKDDGEEFEVDEKAPSMGAKSLCIPFEQPTMKDGQKCIKCNRNAVNYCMFGRSY; translated from the coding sequence ATGACCACTACTACTGAATCTTTTGCCAAGTTATGTAGTTCTGCTGTAACTGATGATGCTACTccaattaaatcattagtATTCAAGCCAAAAACTCCAAAATCTGCAACTCCTATTCCAATTGTTGTTATTGCTTTGCAATCAACAACTACTCcatcttcattaattgCTCAATTGACAGGCACTAAAGACCCAAGATTAGCAAAAGATGATTTGATTAAAACTTTCTTCGCAGCTCCATCTGCAGGGGAATTCAACTTGGGTCATTTGTTGAATAACTCTACTAGTGaatatcatttattaattgatcaACACTTGGTTGACTTGAAAGATTCAACTATCTTGAAATTAAACGGTAACTTattcattgaaaaatcaaaagccattgaatatttaaatgagCTTAAAGTAGCTAAGTTACAGTCCAACATTGATTTCACTACTGAAGTTAAACCACAAAACACCTCAAAACAACAACCAAAAgataaaaaggaaaagaaaGCTTTAGCTCCATCAAATGCTACTTTAGAAGATGCCAAATTAATTGGTATTACTGTTGATAAAGCTTTAGACTTCCCAGGTTGGTATCAACAAGTATTAACTAAAGGTGAAATGTTGGATTATTATGATGTTTCTGGTTGTTATATTCTACGACCAACTTCTTATGCCATTTGGGAAAACATCCAAACGTACTTTGATTccaagattaaaaaaatgggTGTTAGAAATGCATACTTCCCAATGTTTGTATCTTCCCGTGTCttggaaaaagaaaaagatcaTATTGAAGGGTTTGCCCCAGAAGTTGCTTGGGTAACAAAAGCCGGGTCTTCTGATTTAGAAGAGCCAGTTGCTATTAGACCAACATCCGAAACAGTCATTTATCCTTATTACGCTAAATGGGTCCAATCCCACAGAGATTTGCCATTAAGATTGAACCAATGGTGTTCTGTAGTTAGATGGGAATTTAAACATCCACAACCATTCCTAAGAACTAGAGAGTTTTTATGGCAAGAAGGTCATACTGCTTTCTTAAGTGAAGAAGAAGCTAAGGAAGAAGTCTTGGAAATTTTACATCATTATgctaatatttataaagaaTTGTTAGCTGTTCCAGTTGTTCAAGGTAAAAAAActgaaaaggaaaaatttGCTGGTGCTTCTTTTACTACAACTGTCGAAGGTTACATTCCACAAACTGGCCGTGGTATTCAAGGTGGTACTTCTCATCATTTAGGTCAAAACTTTTCTAAGATGTTCAACTTATCAGTTGAAAACCCATTGGGATCTGAACATCCAAAAGTTTTTGCTTACCAAAATTCATGGGGTCTTTCTACTCGTTCCATTGGTGTCATGGTTATGGTTCATTCAGATAATAAAGGTTTAGTAATTCCACCAAGAGTTGCCGAAAATCAAGCTGTTATTATCCCAGTGGGCATCACAAAGAAGACTTCTATCGAACAAAGAGAATTAATTCATGAATCAGccaaagaaattgaagCTCAACtaagaaaaaatgatatCAGAGTCTTTGGTGATTACAATGACAATTACACTCCAGGTTGGAAATTCTCTCAATATGAATTAAAAGGTATCCCATTACGTATTGAGTTGGGTCCAAAAGACTTCGAAAAACAACAAGTTGTTGTTGTACGTAGAAACgattctaaaaaaatcattgtTCCAATCAGCGAATTAACTGAAACTTTACCAAAGATTATGGACGATATGCATGAAGTTATGTACCAAAAGGCAAAAGATGCTTTTGATACTCATAGAGTTACTATACATGATTGGAAAGATTTTGTTCcaactttaaataaaaagaatgtTATTGTTGCCCCATGGTGTGGTGTCATGGAATGTGAAGAGGATATCAAAGATTCTTCTGCTAGAAAAGATGATGgtgaagaatttgaagtAGATGAAAAGGCTCCATCAATGGGTGCTAAGTCTTTATGTATTCCATTTGAACAGCCAACAATGAAGGATGGTCAAAAGTGTATCAAATGTAACCGTAACGCTGTCAATTATTGTATGTTTGGTCGTTCTTACTGa
- the TBLA0D04980 gene encoding uncharacterized protein produces MLNRIFVVIRRHIKKCLFISLFIMLIVLQINNKDFYISRKLQEDTVSLSKRLDRPIWDLGRTSAVIGLVLTAANALYTAWCPVLCIIPTSPTCWTLVVGLTISAGVSTLGISYAAYQDYFNGEFDIMEEITPISLVILNRYRSQYKLTNTTFHTFPAVNSTSASNSLYKPDYIYDEVVHTFINAGLGTPLLTKSNYLFDKKESNTRDTYDSLTIHWSTPLGQHTATNLNHYDVRWMASDIAQQYLSGYNGSTLYTKNAQKMSMKKNEGQVVNWVSYNMNEGGPIVENLSLWKSFKNFGQWDENIEALSEMFYKNNIYKSWKWNVDIVTDAGISGTRWFDRRKKRAITHGEVYLNQYGGLEKP; encoded by the coding sequence ATGTTGAATAGAATTTTTGTCGTAATCAGAAGAcacataaaaaaatgtctGTTTATTTCCCTTTTTATTATGTTAATAGTActacaaataaataataaggaCTTTTATATTAGTAGAAAGCTACAAGAGGATACTGTTAGTCTATCGAAAAGACTGGATAGGCCAATATGGGATCTTGGAAGAACATCAGCTGTAATTGGTTTGGTATTAACGGCTGCCAATGCATTATATACTGCTTGGTGTCCTGTACTTTGCATTATACCAACATCCCCTACCTGCTGGACCCTAGTTGTCGGATTAACAATATCGGCAGGTGTGTCAACCCTTGGGATATCTTATGCTGCCTATCAGGATTATTTTAACGGTGAATTTGATATCATGGAAGAAATCACCCCGATTTCATTGGTTATTCTTAACCGCTATAGGTCCCAATATAAACTAACTAATACCACTTTTCATACCTTTCCAGCTGTAAATAGTACATCCGCAAGTAATTCATTATACAAGCCTGATTACATTTATGATGAAGTAGTCCATACATTTATTAACGCTGGACTAGGTACACCACTACTAACAAAATCTAATTATCTTTTTGACAAAAAAGAATCAAACACTCGTGACACCTATGATTCTCTTACAATTCATTGGAGTACACCGTTGGGTCAACATACAGCTAcgaatttaaatcattatgATGTCAGGTGGATGGCTTCTGATATTGCTCAACAATACTTATCCGGCTATAATGGCTCCACTTTATACACAAAAAATGCACAAAAAATGTCTATGAAAAAGAATGAGGGCCAGGTAGTTAATTGGGTCTCATACAATATGAATGAAGGTGGCCCAATAGTTGAAAATCTTTCATTATGGAAGTCGTTTAAAAACTTTGGACAATGggatgaaaatattgaggCATTATCTGAAAtgttttataaaaataacattTACAAAAGTTGGAAATGGAACGTAGATATTGTGACTGATGCTGGTATTAGTGGTACGCGATGGTTTGATAGAAGGAAGAAAAGAGCAATTACTCACGGTGAGGTCTACTTAAATCAATATGGTGGTCTGGAAAAACCATAA
- the TBLA0D04990 gene encoding SUR7/PalI family protein (similar to Saccharomyces cerevisiae YFR012W and YOL019W; ancestral locus Anc_1.371) has protein sequence MDEQSAIQYRPRRRPFITSIIATLHFASACLFIIACVTAPVYHQIGLAKLDLVTYGVFGYCDFSDCSKTTAIVRGISAVQNDYNQSHNWHTKSSKSRDILGELLITTPIAAGLNFLTYLFISILSFFPFTLFSMVIIFFFNVISFLLSAFSCIVVFLLFYPHVTWCAWILIPAAVFPLICFPLMFFTYTKPARISTLPIESDDEDNDFTPKNPTVKTQIDYVHDGDFDNNSLTSKEKRLGYGYEITKLDSEYVNELYNNSTKSSFYEDEANEKFNNSNVTSKEDFVKTAATFSVIDDLNNKNKGNPQLDELRRFSIPSLVDSQIRNSNEKRRLSRQSSNMNDILGEVKKMEVVVDADEEEILPSNNQHNPSASSGLLESMVMKSVSGKNLLNHDDHANKFEAVSDSNSDFTSVSQREVNPNYYGPPQQPVPNHQQGNMNNNNNISHPQQYQNMVYSNNHNNRQGYAKNQQRFRPNNMPNNFNNNRNMHQQAPHPQYQQYNPMYNRQPQGRPGYQNRPNFNYRSQNNNQYPQNYNQRSMNQNLNPMPFGNVPPQFHKKPGNRRGNMPAPSSMNGNLFI, from the coding sequence ATGGATGAGCAATCAGCTATTCAATATCGCCCCAGAAGAAGACCCTTTATAACTTCGATAATTGCAACTTTACATTTCGCGTCCGCTTGTCTATTTATTATAGCATGTGTAACAGCACCGGTTTACCATCAAATAGGTCTAGCCAAATTAGATTTAGTCACTTACGGTGTTTTTGGTTATTGTGACTTTAGTGATTGTTCTAAAACAACTGCAATAGTTAGAGGTATTTCAGCCGTACAAAATGATTACAATCAATCACATAATTGGCATACAAAAAGTTCAAAATCAAGAGATATTCTTggtgaattattaattaccACTCCAATTGCCGCAGGATTGAACTTTTTGACCTATTTGTTCATTTCtattctttctttctttccTTTTACCTTATTTtcaatggtaataatattctttttcaatgtCATTTCATTCTTACTATCTGCCTTTTCATGCATAGTGgtatttctattattctATCCGCATGTTACGTGGTGTGCTTGGATTTTAATACCTGCTGCTGtttttcctttaatttGTTTCCCATTAATGTTTTTCACATATACAAAGCCAGCACGTATTTCCACTTTGCCTATTGAATCTGATGACGAAGACAATGATTTCACACCAAAGAATCCAACCGTTAAAACTCAAATTGACTATGTCCATGATGGagattttgataataattcattgacttcgaaagaaaaaagattgGGCTATGGTTATGAAATCACTAAATTGGATTCAGAATACgttaatgaattatataataattctactaAGTCTTCTTTCTATGAGGATGAagcaaatgaaaaatttaataattcaaatgttaCATCAAAGGAAGATTTTGTTAAAACAGCAGCAACATTTTCAGTAATTGATGacttaaataataagaataaaggCAATCCTCAACTGGATGAATTAAGAAGATTTTCTATTCCAAGCTTGGTGGATTCTCAAATACGAAACTCAAATGAAAAGAGAAGATTATCACGCCAATCAAGCAACATGAACGATATATTAGGTGAGGTTAAAAAGATGGAGGTTGTCGTTGATgcagatgaagaagaaattcttCCATCAAATAACCAACACAATCCAAGTGCGTCTTCTGGATTATTAGAATCAATGGTGATGAAATCCGTATCCGGtaaaaatctattaaatCACGATGATCATgctaataaatttgaagcAGTATCTGATAGTAATTCTGATTTTACTTCAGTATCTCAGAGAGAGGTGAATCCAAACTATTATGGACCACCTCAACAGCCAGTTCCTAACCATCAACAAGgcaatatgaataataacaataatatttcacaCCCTCAgcaatatcaaaatatggtttattcaaataatcacAACAATAGACAAGGCTATGCCAAAAATCAACAGAGGTTCCGTCCAAATAATATGCCTAATAacttcaataataataggaATATGCATCAACAGGCCCCACATCCACAATATCAGCAGTATAATCCAATGTACAATCGTCAACCTCAAGGTCGCCCAGGTTATCAAAATAGAccaaatttcaattatcgttcacaaaataataatcaatatcCACAGAATTATAATCAACGTTCAATGAATCAAAACCTAAATCCTATGCCGTTTGGTAATGTTCCACCACAGTTTCATAAAAAGCCAGGAAATAGGAGAGGAAATATGCCTGCTCCTAGCTCGATGAAtggaaatttatttatctaa
- the TBLA0D05000 gene encoding uncharacterized protein (similar to Saccharomyces cerevisiae IOC3 (YFR013W) and ESC8 (YOL017W); ancestral locus Anc_1.373): MSDQTENFMTIQQNGNNDKDMSSFTEETIDVESDLKKNPMGLRRSSRRSSAKKSIDQEAEEDAAREAAISQARKERLKATKLKKKEEMKAKLKEEKRLKAEKLRKKKQIQKKALDAKNKLKLKAKKEKLEKKLKEDAKKAKETKMLKDATKATKASKTNLKDLNKKVPETPAVNLTSTNWLPNVPLLTSGFKTQNSVPSRLRNPNMKAVLYANDVIKVMAFINKFSNVFDETLKNISFQDFEIGLDLYPEEPYGVVDRATLKQQARLGRKTLYQDVLPIKDVIDSQNKMNLLFLTLLNLLYNSSKSTTYSYTTTKNLVKPEVSLDDLQSSKKVYSKFIDHVRLYAREWGYPKEWRQQLPKGVDILKPESQYFEKDDTNPIECSRTKEVLTPNIYTWRKNEPLSLDNDPLQSPDLNKIGLLALYPLDRIILLRTLVNWCTAYSPLIHYEIHRLTNFKKDPAFGIQTAHVPRYLMDGQDETIKSYQQLCNLVQSKYVERKKSGYLKKQMAAGKRDDLVQKVESLKYLQAEYKDLDKELKNEALLKDYPKWKQIFENDVQGDPLANPYDDEVYKLRSQEFFLARVPYMGDFYLPRLHTYDDNQKLSNVSTYTDLFNLQRILKKFSNGSIDAYGLFENYGKTLSSRFKILYHDTPGMLRDIMNDKIPVGKTYWYEMCHDAKTLLEFLEFLDYKLIVKEKPKNNKNISNVETNTENTEELVNINEDETEDSTLEEKEDPLFNKSPLPREPRFNGTRNKLKIMKDFLSDMYYVLEAFEKLRTEFNDLEVGKRSLRRGQRKNINYNVDDMDIDYEL; this comes from the coding sequence ATGTCAGACCAAACTGAGAACTTTATGACGATTCAACAAAACGGAAACAATGACAAAGATATGAGTTCATTCACTGAAGAGACAATAGACGTTGAGTCTgacttgaaaaaaaatccaatGGGTCTACGAAGATCGAGTCGTAGGTCTAGTgctaaaaaatcaatagaTCAGGAAGCTGAAGAGGATGCAGCTAGAGAAGCAGCTATTTCACAAGctagaaaagaaagattaaaagcaacgaaattgaaaaagaaagaagaaatgAAAGCAAAGttgaaagaagaaaaaagattaaaagcTGAGAAATTAAGGAAGAAAAAGCAAATCCAGAAGAAAGCTCTTGATGCTAAGAACAAGTTAAAGTTAAAAGccaagaaagaaaaattagaaaaaaaattgaaagaagATGCTAAGAAGGCTAAGGAAACCAAAATGCTCAAGGATGCAACTAAGGCTACAAAGGCTTCAAAAACAAATCTAAAGGATCTGAATAAAAAAGTTCCTGAAACGCCAGCTGTAAATTTGACATCAACTAATTGGTTACCAAATGTTCCATTATTGACATCAGGTTTTAAAACTCAAAACTCTGTACCATCAAGATTAAGAAATCCTAACATGAAGGCTGTTTTGTACGCTAATGATGTAATTAAAGTAATGGCATTCATTAACAAGTTTTCTAATGTATTTGATGAAAccttaaaaaatatttccttccaagattttgaaattggtTTAGACCTTTATCCAGAAGAGCCTTATGGTGTTGTAGATCGTGCAACTCTTAAACAGCAAGCTCGTCTTGGTCGTAAGACTCTGTATCAAGATGTTCTTCCAATTAAAGATGTTATTGATAgccaaaataaaatgaatctattatttttaacacTTTTAAACTTATTGTACAATTCAAGTAAATCAACAACGTATTCCTATACAACGacaaaaaatttagtaAAGCCTGAAGTATCTTTAGATGACTTAcaatcttcaaaaaaagtatattcCAAATTCATTGACCATGTCAGACTATACGCTCGTGAATGGGGTTATCCTAAAGAATGGAGGCAACAATTACCAAAAGGTGTCGATATCTTGAAACCTGAAtctcaatattttgaaaaagatgatACGAATCCTATAGAATGTTCTAGAACTAAGGAAGTGTTAACTCCTAATATCTATACATGGCGTAAAAATGAACCATTGTCTTTGGATAATGATCCCTTACAATCACCAGATTTGAATAAGATAGGCTTATTAGCGCTTTATCCATTAGATCGTATTATCTTATTAAGAACATTGGTTAACTGGTGTACTGCATATTCGcctttaattcattatgAAATTCATCGGTTAacaaactttaaaaaagatCCTGCATTTGGTATTCAAACAGCTCATGTCCCTAGATATTTAATGGATGGCCAAGACGAAACCATTAAGAGTTATCAACAACTTTGTAACTTAGTTCAATCCAAATATGTAGAGAGAAAGAAAAGTggttatttgaagaaacaAATGGCAGCTGGTAAGAGAGATGATTTAGTTCAAAAAGTTgaaagtttaaaatatttgcaaGCAGAATATAAGGACTTGGACaaggaattaaaaaatgaagcGTTATTGAAGGATTATCCCAAATGgaaacaaatatttgaaaatgatgtTCAAGGAGATCCGTTAGCTAATCCATACGACGATGAAGTGTATAAGTTAAGATCtcaagaatttttcttggCAAGAGTGCCATATATGGgtgatttttatttgccAAGATTGCATACATATGATGATAATCagaaattatcaaatgttTCAACCTATACtgatttattcaatttgcAGAGaatcttgaaaaaattCTCGAATGGATCAATTGATGCATATGGTTTATTTGAGAATTATGGCAAAACATTAAGTTCAAGgttcaaaattttatatcatGATACCCCTGGTATGTTAAGAGATATTATGAATGACAAAATCCCTGTGGGGAAGACATATTGGTATGAAATGTGTCATGATGCTAAGACTTTATTAGAATTCTTGGAATTCTTAGATTATAAATTGATTGTAAAAGAAAAGccaaaaaataacaaaaatatatctaatGTTGAAACAAATACTGAAAATACTGAAGAATTagtaaatattaatgaagatgaaactGAGGATTCCActttagaagaaaaagaagacCCCTTATTTAATAAGAGTCCATTACCAAGAGAACCAAGATTTAATGGCACTAGAAATAAActaaaaattatgaaagattttttatctGATATGTATTATGTTTTAGAAGCATTTGAAAAACTAAGAACAGAATTTAATGATCTAGAAGTGGGTAAAAGAAGTTTAAGAAGAGGCCAAAGgaagaatattaattataatgtGGATGATATGGATATTGATTATgaattgtaa
- the TBLA0D05010 gene encoding calmodulin-dependent protein kinase CMK1 (similar to Saccharomyces cerevisiae CMK1 (YFR014C) and CMK2 (YOL016C); ancestral locus Anc_1.374): MSTHHSSHETKSSSSVHQPDAVEGHKVAKFFNKLSGQPSSYINKSDYVFGKTLGAGSFGVVRQAKKLSTDENVAVKIILKKALKGNDVQLQMLYDELSILQRLHHPNIVQFKDWFESKEKFYIVTQLATGGELFDRILKRGKFTEVDAVKIIIQMLKAIEYIHSQNIVHRDLKPENVLYIDPSDDSQLVIADFGIAKELKDGDDLIFKAAGSLGYVAPEVLTTNGHGKPCDIWSLGVITYTLLCGYSAFIAETVEGFLEECTSNIYPVKFHEPYWNNVSREAKEFILKALTLNPDERPTATELLNDPWIKSKSLQTHDLLPDVKKGFDARKKFREAVEIVKLNNRIEKLRKLYCSDVDAPTETDIEINSSKTTLTSLTSSLNSLNLKNNSYLSPEQRDLKSAVTQNAFAQLVKAAANNKEKVLHYQEEEDKGNV; this comes from the coding sequence ATGAGTACACATCACTCATCTCACGAAACTAAATCATCTTCAAGCGTACATCAACCGGATGCAGTAGAAGGTCATAAAGTAGCtaaattcttcaacaaATTAAGTGGTCAACCTTCTTCTtacattaataaatcagaTTATGTTTTTGGTAAAACACTAGGTGCTGGTTCATTTGGTGTTGTTAGACAAGCCAAGAAATTATCTACTGATGAAAATGTCGCAGTGaagattattttgaaaaaagcTTTAAAGGGGAACGATGTTCAATTACAGATGTTATACGATGAATTATCCATTTTACAAAGATTACATCATCCAAATATCGttcaatttaaagattGGTTTGAATCTAaggaaaaattttatattgtaACTCAATTAGCCACTGGTggtgaattatttgatcgTATATTGAAAAGAGGTAAATTCACTGAAGTGGATGCAGtaaagattattattcaaatgttaaaagctatagaatatattcattCTCAAAATATCGTTCATAGAGATTTGAAACCAGAAAATGTTCTTTATATTGATCCATCAGATGATTCTCAATTAGTCATTGCTGATTTTGGTATTgctaaagaattaaaagatggAGATGacttaatatttaaagctGCAGGTTCATTGGGCTATGTGGCTCCGGAAGTATTAACTACAAATGGTCATGGTAAACCTTGTGATATTTGGTCATTGGGTGTTATTACATATACTTTATTATGTGGGTATTCTGCTTTCATTGCAGAAACTGTGGAAGGTTTCTTAGAAGAATGtacttcaaatatttatcctGTTAAATTCCATGAACCTTATTGGAATAATGTTTCAAGAGAGGcaaaagaatttattcTAAAGGCTTTAACCTTAAATCCAGATGAAAGACCTACCGCtactgaattattaaatgatccTTGGATTAAAAGTAAATCTTTACAAACCCATGATTTATTACCTGATGTTAAGAAAGGTTTTGATGCCCGTAAGAAATTCCGTGAAGCTGTGGAAAttgttaaattaaataatagaattgaaaaattaagaaaattatattgCTCAGATGTAGATGCTCCAACTGAAACTGATATCGAAATTAATTCTTCCAAGACTACATTGACTTCATTAACAAGCTCTTTAAAtagtttgaatttgaaaaacaatTCATATTTATCACCAGAACAAAGAGATTTAAAATCAGCCGTTACACAAAATGCATTTGCTCAACTTGTTAAAGCAGctgcaaataataaagaaaaggTATTACATTACCAAGAGGAAGAGGATAAAGGTAATGTATAG